In Pseudomonas campi, the sequence GATCCCGGCGGATGGCCGCGAGGCGATCTGGAACCACATCGCCCGCTGGCAGGGTCGCTATATCGACGAGGTGGCGGTCACCGCCCAGGTCACCCCCAGTGGCAGCTACTCGATCCTGCGCGAGCGCATCCAGATGCTGTCCAGCTACTACAGCCCGAGCAAGGATGCCGGCAGCCTGGACAACAAGCTCTATACCTACGCCAGTGAGCTGTTGCCGCCCTCGCGCGATGTCGGTCGTGCGCTGCTGGTGCACGAGCCCATCGACCAGGTCGCCGAGGCGCGTTCGGCGTGGATCTACAACCCCGGCCAGCGCCGCGTACGGCGCGCGCCGACCCTGGCTTACGACACGCCGATCGACGGCATCTACGCCGACGACACCGACATGTACAACGGCGCCATCGACCGCTACGACTGGAAACTGCTCGGCAAGCAGGCGCTGCTGGTGCCCTACCACAACTACGCCATGGAACAGCCGGGGCGCAAGCTGGAAGAGTTGATCCAGCCGGGCCACCTCAACCCCGAGCTGACCCGCTGGGAAATGCACCGCGTGTGGGTGGTCGAAGCGACCCTGCGCCCAGGCCAGCGCCATGTGCACGCCAAGCGCCGTTTCTATCTGGATGAGGACAGCTGGTATGCCCTGATGGTGGAGAACCATGACGCCCGCGGCGAGCTGTGGCACGTCAACCTGGCATTCAGCAAGAACGCCTACGAGGTGCCGACCATCGCCCCGGTCAACCTGGTGTTCCACGACCTGATCGCGCGCAGCTACTCGGCCCTGGGCCTGCGCAACAACGAGAAAGCGCCGCGCCAGTTCCTCCTGGCGGCGCCGCCGGAAAGCTACTTCACCCCGGCCAGTCTGCGCCGCAAAGGTACGCAGTAGCTTTTCTTGGGGGAGAGGGGCGGTCAGATGCCCCTTTCCCTAACCCTATCCCGCTGATGGGAAAGGGGCCAAGTAGGAGCGAGCTCTGCTCGCGAAGTTATGCGCTGAAGCATTCGCGAGCAGAGCTCGCTCCTACAAAAGCCAGCGTCGCTACAGCATTTCCAACTTGGTGGTTCAAGCTTGCGGCCCTGCCGCAGGGCGGAGCTTTGTCCGCCGCAAGCCGAGCCGACTGAGAAACCCACCGGCTGAGTTCAAGCCACCCGTTTGCAGTCTTGCAAGAGCGTTTCGCTCAAGGTGCTGAATCATGATGACAAGAAGGAGAATTACCCGGTTATTCCTCACGGCCTGCTGTGCCCTGTTGCCCGCGTGGGCGCAGGCGTACAGCGATAACTACCTGGTTGGCGTCGGCAAGCACGACGTCACCGGCGCGGCTGCCGAGGTTGGCATGATGGGCTATGCCGACCCCGCGCAGAAAAGCAGCGGCATCCACAACCGCCAGTATGCGCGCGCCTACATCGTCGCCGAGCCCAGCGCGGACAAGGCCGTGGTGTTCGTCAATGTGGATGCCGGCGCGCTGTTCCAGTCGGTCAACCAGGCGGTAGTCGAACGCCTCAAGGCGCGCTTCGGCGAGCGTTACAACGAGGGCAACGTGGTGCTCAGCGCCACCCATACCCATGGCGCAGCGGGCGGTCAGTCGCACTATGCGCTGTACAACGTGACCATCTTCGGCTTCATCAAGGAGAACTTCGAGGCCCAGGTCAACGGCATCGTCGCGGCCATCGCCGAGGCCCACGCCAACCTGCAGCCCGGTCATGTGTTGATCAATCGCGGCGAGCTGCACAACGCCAGCATCAACCGCTCGCAGCCGGCCTACGACAACAATCCCGCGGCCGAGCGCCAGCGTTATGGCAGCTCGGTGGACCCGGACATGCTGGTGTTGCGCCTGCGCCAGGGCGCGCGGGATGTCGGCATGATCAGCTGGTTCGCCGTGCATCCGGTGTCGATGAGCAAGAGCAATACCCTGCTCACCAGCGACAACAAGGGGCGCGCCGAGTGGCGCTTCGAGG encodes:
- a CDS encoding DUF1329 domain-containing protein, with translation MTRNALRARSVLLSLGLLLPLAAQAKVSAEQAAQLDGPLTPFGAERQGDAAKGIPEWTGGLTQAPAGYAGPGSFHVDPFAGEQPLRVIDAQNMAADEGNLSPGVKALLKTYAQTFKVPVYPSHRSFAAPPDIYANTRKNAEQASLGDGGNGLLNAYAGVPFPIPADGREAIWNHIARWQGRYIDEVAVTAQVTPSGSYSILRERIQMLSSYYSPSKDAGSLDNKLYTYASELLPPSRDVGRALLVHEPIDQVAEARSAWIYNPGQRRVRRAPTLAYDTPIDGIYADDTDMYNGAIDRYDWKLLGKQALLVPYHNYAMEQPGRKLEELIQPGHLNPELTRWEMHRVWVVEATLRPGQRHVHAKRRFYLDEDSWYALMVENHDARGELWHVNLAFSKNAYEVPTIAPVNLVFHDLIARSYSALGLRNNEKAPRQFLLAAPPESYFTPASLRRKGTQ